Proteins from one Ranitomeya variabilis isolate aRanVar5 chromosome 1, aRanVar5.hap1, whole genome shotgun sequence genomic window:
- the LOC143793345 gene encoding serine/threonine-protein kinase SBK1-like, whose protein sequence is MAANIKEANKNMAKQLLHRISETSKSLKMMEVTDHFELLLELGTGSFGNVHMGKHKHSGQTVAIKMMSKKKTPEDNFFLEYCISQTLSGHRNIILTHDIFFHTSRDFVFVQEVAPAGNLQSIIKPKVGMQEDMLKRCVPQIASALDFMHNRGMVHRDIKPNNILLMDTECHWIKLADFGLTRLQGTYVPFVPWYKPYYDPEHCCLRPGDQLLLHPSLDVWAFGVVLYFALFGLFPWRGAVRGDQYYKGFAWWQVGRDLTKAPQKWKNISVEAREMFWELLEINACQRGSAIDILKYMHLPWKDEESSETKS, encoded by the exons ATGGCCGCCAACATCAAGGAAGCAAACAAGAACATGGCCAAACAGCTTCTTCATCGTATATCAGAAACTTCCAAGAGCCTGAAGATGATGGAAGTGACCGACCACTTTGAACTTTTGCTAGAACTTGGCACTGGATCCTTTGGAAATGTACACATGGGAAAGCACAAACATTCAG GACAGACCGTGGCGATAAAAATGATGTCAAAGAAGAAGACTCCAGAAGACAACTTCTTCCTGGAATATTGCATTTCACAAACCCTCAGTGGCCACCGGAACATCATCCTTACTCACGACATCTTCTTCCATACCAGTAGGGATTTTGTGTTTGTTCAGGAAGTGGCTCCGGCAGGAAATCTCCAGTCCATCATTAAACCTAAA GTCGGCATGCAGGAGGACATGTTGAAGCGTTGTGTTCCTCAGATCGCCAGTGCTCTGGACTTTATGCACAACAGAGGAATGGTTCATCGGGATATCAAGCCAAACAATATTCTTTTGATGGACACAGAATGTCACTGGATAAAGCTGGCAGACTTTGGCCTCACCAGGCTCCAGGGCACATATGTTCCTTTTGTGCCCTGGTATAAACCCTACTATGACCCAGAGCACTGCTGCTTAAGACCAGGAGATCAGTTGTTGCTACATCCTAGTCTTGATGTCTGGGCTTTTGGTGTAGTTCTCTATTTTGCGCTTTTTGGACTCTTCCCTTGGCGTGGAGCAGTACGCGGTGATCAGTATTATAAAGGGTTTGCATGGTGGCAGGTGGGAAGGGATCTGACAAAGGCTCCACAGAAGTGGAAGAACATTTCAGTGGAGGCCAGAGAAATGTTCTGGGAGCTGCTGGAAATAAATGCCTGTCAGAGAGGCTCGGCCATTGACATTCTGAAGTACATGCACCTGCCGTGGAAAGACGAGGAATCTTCAGAGACCAAATCCTGA